ctacaaaccataccaatatattactcttgtcataaggattcagaaaaagtatagtttgacctatcgcCGAtctacatttcttgagttatagtcCCATTGAGCCGTGTTGACCTTGACCTGTTTTGAGATGTTACCTGTgtgacaaaacatccaaaacaatgcaacttttatcatttcgatttatttttgccaaaggaacaatttgatacCAGTTCGATTAATATTGGACCATATTTCAATtgtaaaatgggcccaaaatttGATCTTTAACCTTTTTGCCTTGAACTAAAGAATTATATGCTGGATTGCTGGAtactggtcaaactatacattttctgaatccttatgatgatagcaatgcaCTGGTAtggttcagaggatgatttaaggaagccccatcatgcactgcaaacgagttatcaccagagtttcaactgccactttacttttcaaatcccattgaattctgcgcaaaagatgttgtttaagaattgtgcgtgtgtcattattacttagtcgatttcagatctaaagtgatgtgtgcatgaaggataattcacaccttctgtaggtaacataaaatgtgaaatcgaccagcattgtgaatgcgtttttattgtaaatatatcagtccaaattcaaatttaaccatggccatCAATGCAATGTGccagcagtggtgtcatgttcactcacacagctgtgctaaccgcatgtcaacacagtggcgtggtgggaagtgcttaaatcatcctctgggtatgGTTATTAACAAGATTTTACTAACTTAAAAATTTCactcctgcataagcggccattttggatttatgcaaattaggcactgttccactacatggattttttggggacttttgatgtaTTATTTGAGGTGCTATATCCTCATTTTAGACCATTTTAAGGCACTTAATGGCTCATACAATAAGAACCCCGCCCGTACTGCAACAAAATGCATCGAATGCAAGTACGAATAAACTTAAATACTTCTAAGAGGGCTACAGCCAAAACAAAATATGTGctacaccccagcaaacacaaaacctttaaaaaaacaaaacaacaacaacatcaacaaaacgATTACATGTTGGGATACATTCAGCAAACAATTTTGACAACTAATAGATTctgataatattttgatatttttaaaatgttgttgttgttgtagtgtttcttCCTATCAAACGTTTAAAAATTGTTATCATCATGAGAAACCCAGTATCAACTTAATTGATATCATGGGCGTTGGCTCTTATTAAATtagttccttgttatgcaaatgagacggAGTTATTTTCCTGACTATActattttgttgttgaaaaatacTTCATAGCATTTTAGCGGGACTATTCCCACCAAAAGTCTACACCGAAAAGATCACGTCGCCTTCGGGATGAAATTCACAGTTTCTGTTTAAGTTCAACTTGATGATTCACATAATTTGTtagatattttgatgtaaatataaAGTAGCATAAGATGTCCGACACATCACTATGTACGAATAATATTGAATCACCTTGTACTAATTATGAAAGATTTAATTGAGTAATGTCATTTAAATTAATTGTGTGATGACCTATCATAGTACATCCTTCCAATTAAGCAAGAACGGCTTCATTAGGAAACATCATCATTAGCATGATGCGTTTTCCAGAATGTGGACGCTTTGTTCTCTTACTCTTACTTTTTCATGCAACAAACCACATAACAAGCAGTGATACAGAAACAGAGGTTGTTAACGAAACTGTCACTAATATTATCACTGTCACCGAAACTCTCTCTGTCACCAAAATTGCCACTGTCTTCGACATTATCACAGTCACCGAGACTGTCACTGACACTGAAGCATCATGGTTTGACAATACAACTCATAATGACAGTAAAAAGGTGATGAGGACATTTTTGACGAAACCGATTCTGATTTAATTCGCTTAGTTATCGGTTGCATTTTCATCTTTTTTACCATCTTCACAATCTTCAGTAACGGTTTAGTTTTGGTAACATTCTTGTGTCGACCAAACCTTCGCAACTACTTCAACTATTTCTTGATCGGTATCACGGTAGCTGACTTTGGCGTTAGTATTGTTAGCATGCCTTCATTCTGTGGTCAGTTATTCTTGGAATATTGGCCTCTAAGTGCAGACATGTGTGTCTTCTTTGCAtttattgatataatattggccCAGGCATCGAATCAATCAGTCGTAATGTTATCGATTGATCGATATGTTTCACTGGCTAAACCGTTATGGCATTTGGAGCGACGTACCATTGGCAGGGTTGTGAAGTTCATGAGTATCGCGTACGGGTTACCGCTGCTACTTTGGTTGCCAATTGCGATTTACTTCCGCCTCCGGTTAGAACATCTACCTCCTGGTACCTGTGTTTCACAATTAGCAAACGACATTTGGATTGGGATTTTAATTGGTTTCATTTATTGGGTACCGTTCATCCTGCTTCTTATAGTCAATATCAAAACATATTGTGTCATCAGAGCAAGACGTCAGAAAAATGCGACTCTAAATGCACCTCCTCAGAGTAGTACGAATCCGAAATCAGTCACCAGCCAGAATATTGCCCACCACGTCTCTGATTTAGATGCAGCCACGAGCAGCACGAAAGACCTACCACTAAGAGAGTTGGTTGCAAAGTCCGAGAAGTGTGAGAGTCAATTGAGAGCTACTGAAAGTCATCCTGGACGAGCCTCCGGGCCCTCCACCTCGAAGGTATCGTTGGTTTCTAGTGATATTCCATCTACCAGTGGTACCATTGCTGCACGAATTCAACAGCGGTTAAATGAGAAGGAAAGAAAGACGAAAGAGAGTGAGAGACGCGCTGCGCGCACCTTGACGCTGCTAGTGGTGGTGATGTTGATAACCTGGACACCATGGTCGGTCATGGTTGTCATTGCTTCTTTTTGTCCAACATGCTTTCCATGGTACATTTACGAAGTAAGTTCTAGACGCATATGCGTATGCGTATTTGTGCGTTTGTACTTTACATATTTTTTGGTTCTGTTTGTCTGTCTAATTATATCTATTTTCTAGTCTTAGTCAAAAGGTTACCACTGACCAATATCTCCATATACTATATATATATCCATGTGTGGTGGCCAGACGATTCGAGACTAGTACACGGTTGTCAGTTTTCACAGCTTGCACTAAAACGATTGCTGTTTCATtgccaaggatacataatggcgcccctaattcttgaaacaattgcgcgcaaaaatttgcacaaataccactaattaattttggttataatgaagttgtaATTCGGTCTTTCAGGTGAGTTTGTTTTGGTCAGAACTGAGTTGAGCATTAAAATGCAAATATAACGCAAAATATTCCACCTTGCATTTTGTGTTATATACACATAATTTGTAGCGAATGGGctgtattattatcattattattattattattattattattattattattattattattattattattatcattattattattatataccgTTTACTGTCTTTTCAGGTGAGTCTGTTCTTGACATGTTTAAACAGCGCAGCTAATCCATGGTGTTACGCGGCTAGGAATGCGTCAGTTCGTCAAGCCATGTTGGAAATCGTGCAATGTAAATGGTTACAACGAGCTCGGCGGAGACCATAATTATATACACATCGATGTAAATAGTTACAATCGGCTCAGCGGAAACCCATaaaccataattatacaagacgGATTTCGTCAAAATGTAGATTGCACAGGACATAAATTTGTATGAATActcgatatacagggtgtcccagaatgatctataccgtgtttgaaaaaaatattaaaaatatatagtcaacagtgtatctaattttgatAAGTGCAATGCAATGGTACACATGTCACTAGTTACTATGTTACTTTcgtggaaatagcttgattcgtttggacgtgacattgatattactgaaaaatggacgaaaactgcatgtgtggaATGTACAGCGCAAAGGCAtatgcatcataacacatggatgctttatcaccatcgtccagccgtgctgtgcaatatattggagaaatcttacattcttttataggaaatacatcaaatacatcaaaatttgaaacatttcaatatgactttaggttaaaaacatactttttatgtaatttttaccacaatttttaccccaaaatgtcattattacagagaatataacttcctcaaggatcctccgcagtcaATTATAATCTTTTCCGTAACGTAGCTGATGGTTTGCCAATATACCGTGGACATAAATAATTGCTCGTAC
Above is a genomic segment from Amphiura filiformis chromosome 10, Afil_fr2py, whole genome shotgun sequence containing:
- the LOC140161746 gene encoding muscarinic acetylcholine receptor M2-like codes for the protein MPSFCGQLFLEYWPLSADMCVFFAFIDIILAQASNQSVVMLSIDRYVSLAKPLWHLERRTIGRVVKFMSIAYGLPLLLWLPIAIYFRLRLEHLPPGTCVSQLANDIWIGILIGFIYWVPFILLLIVNIKTYCVIRARRQKNATLNAPPQSSTNPKSVTSQNIAHHVSDLDAATSSTKDLPLRELVAKSEKCESQLRATESHPGRASGPSTSKVSLVSSDIPSTSGTIAARIQQRLNEKERKTKESERRAARTLTLLVVVMLITWTPWSVMVVIASFCPTCFPWYIYEVSLFLTCLNSAANPWCYAARNAARRKIKRTVTTPPLSSKNPKSVTNQKIAHRASDLGSATSSTEDLPQSELVAKSKKSERQLRSTESHPGPASGRAISKASLVSSDIQSTSGTIDDEKERKAKESERRAARTLTLLVMVMLITWTPWSVMVIVASFCPMCFPWYIYEVSLFLTCLNSAANPWCYAAGNVSVRQAMLEIVQCKWLQRARQRP